A stretch of the Pseudalkalibacillus hwajinpoensis genome encodes the following:
- a CDS encoding phytoene desaturase family protein → MTIGIVGGGIGGMLSALLLSQKGYNVELHEKAPTLGGRLSFVERDGFKIDKGPTIVLLPEMIYEFLDKAGVPREEVEMVRCDPLYRMIYPDGSTFTKTSDIEKQLEEITRMFPGEEQHFLSYLEDMRVRFKKGKAAFLEQSFINRKDFFTPSNMKLLLELKAYQSVQSQVSNYFNDERMQDAFALQTLYIGGNPSASPALYSLVPFSEYEHGIWYLKGGYASLITVLEKHLRLQNVTVHLESNVEELLIDGKTCRGIRTTSGEHYYDKVVYNGDFPMIKNLIKKEKVPRKKYKASSGCLLLYMGLDRVYDNADVHQFFMTNDFTSHMKDVFQGGKLTDQPAIYTFHPSLIDETLAPPGKGVLYVLIPVPSGEAVEWGEKENVASKMIELLETRGFPGLKESIEWLEIRTPADAEVEGLYKGGSFGIAPTLTQSGAFRPQVKPFKFENLYAVGASIHPGGGIPIVMQGADLLVKEIERV, encoded by the coding sequence ATGACGATTGGTATAGTAGGTGGAGGCATAGGTGGCATGCTTTCCGCGCTACTCCTTTCACAAAAAGGCTACAACGTTGAGCTGCATGAAAAAGCGCCTACGCTTGGAGGTAGACTTTCATTTGTTGAACGAGATGGATTCAAGATCGACAAGGGCCCTACGATCGTACTTCTTCCAGAGATGATCTATGAGTTTTTGGATAAAGCGGGAGTTCCTCGTGAGGAAGTGGAGATGGTAAGATGTGATCCACTATATCGCATGATTTATCCAGACGGTTCTACTTTTACGAAAACAAGTGATATCGAGAAGCAGCTGGAAGAGATCACTCGAATGTTTCCTGGAGAAGAGCAACATTTTCTTTCTTATCTTGAAGATATGCGCGTTCGATTTAAGAAAGGAAAGGCGGCTTTTCTCGAACAGTCTTTTATTAATAGAAAAGATTTCTTTACTCCAAGTAATATGAAGCTTTTACTCGAGCTTAAAGCTTACCAGTCTGTTCAATCTCAAGTATCTAATTATTTTAATGATGAACGGATGCAAGACGCCTTTGCCCTACAAACGCTTTATATTGGTGGAAATCCATCTGCTTCACCAGCACTTTATTCTTTAGTTCCTTTTAGCGAATATGAACATGGCATCTGGTATTTAAAAGGTGGCTATGCAAGCTTGATTACTGTATTAGAAAAACATCTTCGTCTTCAAAACGTAACGGTTCATTTAGAATCTAACGTGGAAGAATTACTCATTGATGGGAAGACGTGTAGAGGAATTCGTACTACAAGTGGAGAACATTATTATGATAAAGTAGTGTATAATGGAGATTTCCCTATGATCAAGAATCTGATAAAAAAAGAGAAAGTTCCTCGGAAGAAATACAAAGCTTCCTCAGGTTGTCTACTCCTCTATATGGGGCTTGATCGCGTATATGATAATGCTGATGTTCATCAATTTTTTATGACAAATGACTTTACATCCCATATGAAGGACGTTTTTCAAGGTGGTAAATTGACAGACCAACCGGCTATTTACACGTTTCATCCTTCTCTCATTGATGAAACGCTAGCACCTCCTGGTAAAGGCGTGCTATACGTGCTGATCCCCGTACCATCAGGTGAAGCAGTCGAATGGGGTGAAAAGGAAAACGTTGCATCAAAAATGATTGAACTTCTTGAAACAAGAGGTTTTCCAGGTTTAAAAGAATCTATAGAGTGGTTAGAAATTCGCACACCTGCTGATGCAGAGGTGGAAGGCTTATATAAAGGGGGAAGCTTCGGTATCGCCCCAACACTTACACAATCAGGCGCGTTTAGACCTCAAGTGAAACCTTTTAAATTTGAAAACCTTTATGCGGTGGGAGCATCGATCCATCCTGGAGGTGGCATCCCAATCGTAATGCAAGGGGCGGATCTTCTTGTAAAAGAAATTGAAAGGGTGTGA
- a CDS encoding L,D-transpeptidase family protein produces the protein MQHVVKPGETLSSISGDYRVPVTEIIRANSIQNPNLIYPGQLIQIPGYPDPATLPYTIYVSLTQRTLTLQKNGSTVKVYPVGVGRMLHDTPTGHFIIINKAPNPGGPFGTMWMSISKIHYGIHGTNDPSSIGKYVSRGCIRMYNRDVEELANTIPIGTAVSIGP, from the coding sequence TTGCAGCATGTTGTAAAACCAGGTGAAACATTATCTTCTATTAGTGGGGATTACCGAGTTCCAGTCACTGAAATCATAAGGGCAAATTCCATACAAAATCCTAACCTTATCTATCCAGGCCAGCTTATCCAAATCCCTGGATACCCTGACCCTGCAACACTTCCATATACCATTTATGTATCTCTTACACAGCGAACGCTTACACTTCAAAAAAATGGATCTACTGTAAAGGTATACCCTGTTGGTGTGGGGCGTATGCTCCACGATACGCCAACTGGACATTTTATTATCATCAACAAAGCTCCAAACCCCGGCGGACCATTCGGTACGATGTGGATGAGTATTTCTAAAATACATTATGGTATACACGGGACAAACGACCCTTCCTCTATTGGGAAATATGTATCGAGAGGATGTATACGAATGTATAACCGAGATGTCGAAGAACTGGCAAATACTATTCCAATTGGAACGGCCGTTTCAATTGGTCCTTAA
- a CDS encoding GNAT family N-acetyltransferase: MIYIEKKKVTLREATWEDISTLYYWKYEEENQEAKKWNGPYIIEKKISKVEYKKEWEQQRKISLGVPDTLVIEADNKVIGTVGSYWVDKFTNWLETGIVIYDPSYWNGGYGSEAYREWIHFLFRSTKLRRLGMSTWSGNERMIKVASKIGMKEEARIRDARIVEGVYYDAIKMGMLRSEWEQLRS; the protein is encoded by the coding sequence TTGATTTATATTGAGAAGAAGAAAGTAACATTAAGAGAGGCGACATGGGAGGATATTAGTACTTTATACTATTGGAAATATGAAGAGGAGAATCAAGAAGCAAAAAAATGGAACGGGCCATACATCATTGAGAAAAAGATATCCAAAGTAGAGTACAAGAAAGAGTGGGAGCAACAGCGTAAAATTAGCCTCGGAGTTCCAGACACGTTAGTCATTGAAGCAGATAATAAAGTGATAGGTACAGTGGGATCATACTGGGTTGATAAGTTCACCAACTGGCTTGAAACCGGAATTGTTATTTATGATCCATCTTACTGGAATGGAGGATACGGTTCTGAAGCTTATAGAGAATGGATCCATTTTCTATTTCGATCAACAAAGCTTCGTCGACTTGGCATGTCTACCTGGTCTGGTAATGAACGGATGATCAAGGTGGCAAGTAAGATTGGAATGAAAGAAGAAGCCAGAATAAGAGATGCAAGGATAGTAGAAGGTGTTTACTACGATGCCATCAAAATGGGGATGCTTCGAAGTGAATGGGAGCAACTTCGGTCTTAA
- a CDS encoding peptide ABC transporter substrate-binding protein, which produces MKKIITMLLSLVLLISIVGCTTTENSSSESNSGNDDAKQEDGAKVLKLNNGSEPTSFDPPIGFDSVSWNALNNLMEGMTRLDKEDQPQPAAAKEWDLSEDGKTYTFHLREDAKWSNGEPVTAEDFEYAWKRLANPDTASPAAFLAYFIEGAEAFNTGEGSEDDMMVKAVDETTLEVTLESPVAYFPSVISNPAFFPVHKATVEENPEWHTEADTYVSNGPFKLTKWEHDSKFEFSKNENYWDAANVKLDKVDWAMVDDTNTEYQMYKTGELHTSDVPADLSEELFNDGQAQVEDQSGTYFYRFNLEMEPFQNENIRKAFAMAVDQQKIVEFVTKNEEKPANGFVAYGFEDAAGGDFREVGGDLVTTDADQAKELLEKGMEEEGYDELPAVTLTYNTSDDHKKIAETLQQMYKEVLGVDVDLANQEWNVFSDEQKQLNLQFSRSSFLADYADPINFLESFQSGHSMNRTGWSNEEYDSLIAQAKEETDEAKRFEYMHDAEALLFEEMPIFPIHFYNQVYLQNEDVTGIVRHPVGYMELKWADMQ; this is translated from the coding sequence TTGAAGAAGATCATTACAATGCTGCTTTCTCTAGTGCTACTTATTAGCATCGTTGGTTGTACAACTACGGAAAATAGTTCATCAGAATCAAATTCAGGAAATGATGATGCAAAGCAAGAGGATGGAGCGAAAGTACTGAAGTTAAACAATGGAAGTGAACCAACATCATTTGATCCACCAATTGGTTTTGATAGCGTTTCGTGGAACGCTTTAAATAATTTAATGGAAGGTATGACGCGTCTCGATAAGGAAGATCAGCCACAGCCTGCTGCTGCTAAAGAGTGGGATCTTTCAGAAGATGGCAAAACGTATACTTTCCACCTTCGTGAAGATGCCAAGTGGTCTAACGGGGAGCCTGTTACAGCGGAAGATTTTGAATATGCTTGGAAGCGTCTAGCGAATCCTGATACAGCTTCACCAGCAGCTTTTCTTGCTTATTTTATTGAAGGCGCAGAGGCATTTAACACTGGAGAAGGATCAGAAGACGATATGATGGTAAAAGCTGTGGACGAAACAACACTTGAGGTAACTCTTGAAAGTCCAGTAGCCTATTTCCCTAGTGTTATTTCAAACCCAGCTTTCTTCCCTGTTCATAAAGCAACAGTAGAAGAAAATCCTGAATGGCATACAGAAGCTGATACGTATGTAAGTAATGGCCCTTTTAAACTAACGAAATGGGAACATGATTCAAAATTCGAATTTAGTAAAAATGAAAATTATTGGGATGCTGCAAATGTAAAGCTCGATAAAGTAGATTGGGCTATGGTTGATGACACGAATACAGAATACCAAATGTACAAAACTGGTGAACTTCATACTTCTGATGTACCGGCTGACTTAAGTGAAGAGCTTTTCAATGATGGACAAGCTCAGGTTGAAGATCAGTCAGGAACCTACTTCTATCGCTTTAATCTTGAAATGGAGCCGTTCCAAAATGAAAATATTAGAAAAGCATTTGCGATGGCAGTCGATCAGCAGAAAATCGTCGAATTTGTTACAAAAAATGAAGAAAAGCCTGCAAATGGCTTTGTGGCCTATGGATTTGAAGATGCAGCAGGCGGCGACTTCAGAGAGGTTGGCGGTGATCTTGTAACTACTGATGCTGATCAAGCAAAAGAGCTACTCGAAAAAGGTATGGAAGAAGAAGGTTATGATGAGCTTCCTGCCGTAACACTAACGTATAACACGAGTGATGATCACAAAAAGATTGCTGAAACTCTTCAACAAATGTACAAAGAAGTGCTTGGTGTTGATGTGGACCTTGCCAACCAGGAATGGAACGTATTCTCTGATGAACAAAAGCAATTAAACTTACAGTTCTCAAGAAGTTCGTTCCTTGCAGATTATGCTGATCCAATCAACTTCCTTGAAAGTTTCCAGTCTGGGCACTCTATGAATCGTACTGGCTGGAGTAATGAAGAATACGATTCCTTAATTGCACAGGCGAAAGAAGAAACAGATGAAGCTAAACGATTTGAATACATGCATGATGCTGAAGCACTTTTGTTCGAAGAGATGCCAATCTTCCCGATTCATTTCTACAATCAGGTTTATCTTCAGAACGAAGATGTGACGGGAATTGTACGTCATCCTGTTGGCTACATGGAATTGAAATGGGCGGATATGCAGTAA
- a CDS encoding serine hydrolase, whose product MQFEQVKEKIIACFQGLEGNQSVYVSTPDGELTHHEDQPVSSASIIKIAIMLEALRQVDRGALTLDQVVEIEDVNRVEGAGVIYHLGKELEWRLTDLIHLMIISSDNTATNQLIDLVGIANINHTMKGAGAFHSKLMRKMMDREAVKAGKDNMMSGKDTYLLLKQLVEKHLLSKSSMKWAIDVLLQQQFKDKFTSKISTIKKNMLAHKTGELAGVEHDVGILFTPRGPVIYAFLTAGLLENQYGRDAIANAGRLLYDFYKEG is encoded by the coding sequence ATGCAGTTTGAACAAGTAAAAGAGAAAATTATAGCATGTTTCCAGGGTCTTGAAGGAAACCAATCCGTGTATGTATCAACGCCTGATGGAGAATTAACTCATCATGAGGATCAGCCTGTATCATCAGCTAGTATTATTAAAATTGCTATTATGCTGGAAGCTTTAAGACAAGTGGATAGAGGTGCGCTCACATTAGATCAAGTAGTAGAGATTGAAGATGTCAATCGAGTCGAAGGCGCTGGTGTGATCTACCATCTAGGTAAAGAACTTGAATGGAGGCTGACTGATCTGATTCATCTGATGATCATCTCTTCTGATAATACAGCTACAAATCAGTTAATTGATTTAGTCGGTATAGCGAATATTAATCATACTATGAAAGGAGCGGGGGCCTTTCATTCAAAGCTAATGAGGAAAATGATGGACAGAGAAGCCGTCAAAGCTGGAAAAGACAATATGATGAGCGGAAAAGATACTTATTTACTATTAAAGCAACTAGTTGAAAAACACCTTTTATCGAAATCATCTATGAAATGGGCGATAGACGTTTTGCTGCAGCAGCAATTTAAGGATAAGTTTACAAGTAAGATTTCTACTATAAAGAAAAATATGCTTGCTCATAAAACTGGTGAACTTGCAGGAGTGGAGCATGACGTAGGTATTTTATTTACACCAAGAGGTCCGGTTATCTATGCTTTTTTAACAGCTGGATTGCTAGAAAACCAGTACGGAAGAGATGCTATTGCGAATGCGGGTCGGTTACTTTATGACTTTTATAAAGAAGGCTGA
- a CDS encoding phytoene desaturase family protein, producing the protein MPTTKRVIVIGAGPGGLTAAMLLASKGHSVTVYEKQSYVGGRTSGFERSGYRFDRGPTFLNMPHILEEMFEESGRNVHDYIDLIEIDPMYELKFDDVSFYPTRDQDEMVRRIEETFPGDGEGYRRFMKEEKEKFEALMPILQNKHDSLLDYGRWRFVKALPKLTVTDSVYKRLSHYFDDERLRLSFTFQAKYLGMSPWECPGAFTILSYMEHAYGIFHPIGGLNQIPEAMARVIKEEGGEVHTNKGVKQLLLDGKTVKGVELEDGTKDYADEVIINADFAHAVNHLIPSGSVKKYTPKKMEQKKYSCSAFMLYLGVDKKYDLPHHSIIFSSDYKKNVEELTKKKILSVDPSIYVQNASVTDDTLAPEGKSSIYILAPVPNNFSLVDWEERKDEFRRLVLDQLEQRTEFKDIEKHIEVEEMYTPTDWEMDLNVYKGATFNLAHNLPQMMYFRPPNQFKELNHCWLVGGGTHPGSGLPTIMESARITSRMLHEQAALLESAK; encoded by the coding sequence ATGCCAACAACAAAACGAGTCATCGTAATCGGTGCAGGTCCGGGAGGGCTTACAGCTGCTATGCTTCTAGCGAGCAAAGGACATTCGGTTACAGTTTATGAGAAACAATCCTATGTGGGGGGGCGAACTTCTGGATTTGAGCGAAGTGGCTACCGCTTTGACAGAGGACCAACCTTCCTTAATATGCCGCATATTCTCGAAGAAATGTTCGAGGAATCTGGACGTAATGTCCACGACTATATCGACTTAATTGAAATCGATCCAATGTACGAATTGAAATTCGATGATGTTTCCTTTTATCCAACGCGTGACCAGGATGAAATGGTTAGAAGAATTGAAGAGACATTTCCAGGAGACGGTGAAGGGTATAGACGTTTTATGAAAGAAGAGAAAGAAAAATTCGAAGCGCTAATGCCTATTCTTCAAAATAAGCATGATTCACTTCTTGATTATGGTAGATGGCGGTTTGTGAAGGCTTTACCTAAATTGACGGTGACAGATAGTGTTTACAAGCGACTTTCCCATTATTTCGATGATGAGCGTTTAAGACTATCCTTTACTTTCCAGGCAAAATACCTTGGAATGTCACCGTGGGAGTGTCCAGGAGCTTTTACGATTCTATCTTATATGGAACATGCTTACGGCATTTTTCATCCGATTGGCGGACTGAATCAAATTCCAGAAGCTATGGCCAGGGTCATTAAGGAAGAGGGCGGCGAAGTTCATACGAATAAAGGTGTGAAGCAACTCTTACTTGATGGGAAGACAGTGAAAGGTGTGGAACTTGAAGATGGTACGAAGGATTATGCCGATGAAGTCATTATAAATGCTGACTTCGCACATGCTGTAAATCATCTCATTCCATCTGGTTCTGTAAAAAAATATACACCTAAAAAAATGGAACAGAAAAAATATTCTTGCTCAGCCTTTATGCTATACCTTGGTGTAGATAAAAAGTACGACTTACCGCATCACTCTATTATCTTCTCCTCTGATTATAAAAAGAACGTAGAAGAGCTTACTAAGAAGAAAATTCTATCAGTAGATCCTTCCATTTATGTACAAAATGCTTCCGTTACTGACGATACTCTTGCTCCAGAAGGTAAATCTTCCATTTACATCCTTGCTCCAGTACCGAATAACTTTAGTTTAGTTGATTGGGAAGAACGTAAGGATGAATTTAGAAGATTAGTTCTTGATCAGCTTGAACAAAGAACGGAATTTAAGGATATTGAAAAGCATATCGAAGTTGAGGAAATGTACACGCCAACGGATTGGGAGATGGATTTAAATGTTTATAAAGGAGCCACATTTAATCTAGCTCATAATCTTCCTCAAATGATGTACTTCCGTCCACCTAACCAGTTTAAAGAATTAAATCATTGCTGGCTTGTTGGTGGAGGGACTCACCCGGGGAGTGGACTTCCAACAATTATGGAATCTGCACGAATCACGAGCAGAATGCTTCATGAACAAGCAGCGCTTTTGGAGAGTGCGAAATGA
- a CDS encoding phytoene/squalene synthase family protein, whose translation MLEQAYAHCEAIIKHHSKTFYKAFSLLPSSKKKAVWAVYGFCRQVDDIIDEGTDPEAELKVFRSEFASFLKGEIPKTDPMWLALEDVFRNFTMDTKAFHDMIAGQEMDLYKTKYYTLEELEHYSYHVASTVGLMLLPILAPKKVDELRESAIALGLGMQITNILRDISEDLDRDRIYLPIAEMESLGYRVEDLRSRRMNEAFIKVWEKLAVRAEMHYETAFSAMHHYPLDARLPVKSSAVFYKAILQSIRKKDYNVFHQRAFVSEKEKEALLSAIAGN comes from the coding sequence ATGCTCGAACAAGCCTATGCTCACTGTGAAGCCATTATTAAACATCATTCCAAAACGTTTTACAAAGCGTTTTCTTTATTGCCTTCTTCAAAGAAGAAAGCAGTCTGGGCTGTTTATGGTTTTTGCAGGCAGGTTGATGACATCATTGATGAAGGCACAGATCCTGAAGCAGAATTAAAGGTCTTTCGTTCTGAATTTGCCTCTTTTCTAAAAGGTGAAATACCAAAAACTGATCCTATGTGGCTAGCTCTTGAAGATGTTTTTCGTAATTTCACCATGGATACGAAAGCTTTTCACGATATGATTGCTGGGCAAGAAATGGACTTATATAAAACGAAGTATTATACGCTTGAGGAACTTGAACATTATTCTTATCATGTGGCAAGCACCGTTGGCCTTATGCTTCTTCCAATTCTTGCTCCAAAGAAGGTAGACGAACTTCGAGAGAGTGCCATAGCGTTAGGTCTTGGCATGCAAATCACGAACATCTTAAGAGATATCTCTGAAGATCTAGACCGAGACCGAATTTATTTGCCAATTGCTGAGATGGAATCATTAGGTTATCGTGTTGAAGATTTAAGAAGTCGAAGAATGAATGAGGCATTTATCAAAGTTTGGGAAAAGCTTGCTGTTCGAGCTGAAATGCATTACGAAACAGCTTTCTCAGCAATGCATCATTATCCTCTAGATGCTCGTCTCCCAGTGAAAAGCTCAGCGGTTTTTTACAAAGCCATTTTGCAATCCATTCGTAAAAAAGATTATAATGTCTTCCACCAGCGAGCATTTGTATCGGAAAAAGAAAAAGAAGCGCTTTTATCGGCGATTGCCGGAAATTGA
- a CDS encoding metallophosphoesterase family protein: MNVVIVSDTHMPRMAKELPKALKNELYHADLIIHVGDWQTQAVYEELKSFAPIKGVYGNVDEAFFINKFNEKLILDLESHRIGVTHGHGKGKTTEQRAVAQFQDDDVELILFGHSHIPLHKEYDGKVIFNPGSPTDKRRQARYSFGKLTVERNKPLHIEHVFFNEK, translated from the coding sequence ATGAACGTCGTTATCGTTTCAGATACACATATGCCACGGATGGCAAAAGAGCTTCCCAAAGCACTAAAAAATGAGCTGTACCATGCAGATCTCATTATTCATGTAGGTGATTGGCAAACACAGGCTGTTTACGAAGAATTAAAGTCGTTTGCGCCTATTAAAGGAGTTTATGGAAACGTCGACGAAGCTTTTTTTATTAATAAGTTTAATGAAAAACTCATACTGGATTTAGAATCTCATCGAATCGGCGTTACGCATGGTCACGGTAAAGGAAAAACAACAGAACAAAGAGCCGTTGCTCAATTTCAAGATGATGATGTCGAATTAATTCTCTTTGGTCACTCCCATATTCCTCTTCATAAAGAATATGATGGGAAGGTCATTTTTAACCCTGGCTCACCCACTGATAAGCGGAGACAAGCTCGATATTCATTTGGCAAACTTACTGTTGAACGAAATAAACCTCTCCACATTGAACATGTTTTCTTTAATGAAAAATAG
- a CDS encoding NlpC/P60 family protein gives MEWTKKTIAVAVATLWTTPEKARTIDHNALTNPVKLTEWLEPLSYSNRLELCDNNHVQSQVLYGEEVLVLDQRGNWSYVLVPSQPSSKDERGYPGWIPTIQLSENVPGVFTEVVATNKHGVQFTTQNGKSEMRLSYQTILPVLEERERTYLVWTPHGEVILNKEDVTPRPTNGPFGTGLDLIHEAEQFIGLLYLWGGMSSYGYDCSGFSYNMARAIGCTIPRDAHDQLKDGTLVEEGDWQRGDLLFFAYEHGKGSVHHVGIYYGEGKMIHSPSTGRFIEITPLKGTLYEEELCGVCRYWETN, from the coding sequence TTGGAATGGACTAAAAAAACAATTGCGGTAGCCGTAGCAACGTTATGGACAACTCCGGAGAAGGCAAGAACAATTGATCATAATGCTCTAACCAATCCAGTGAAATTAACAGAATGGTTGGAACCATTGTCTTATTCGAATAGATTGGAACTGTGCGATAATAACCACGTTCAATCCCAAGTTTTGTACGGGGAAGAGGTCTTAGTTTTAGATCAGCGAGGAAATTGGTCTTATGTACTCGTCCCTTCACAACCCTCTTCAAAAGATGAAAGAGGCTATCCTGGATGGATTCCAACGATCCAACTTTCTGAAAATGTACCAGGAGTATTTACTGAAGTTGTAGCTACAAATAAGCATGGTGTTCAATTTACAACTCAAAATGGAAAAAGTGAAATGCGATTAAGTTATCAAACGATCCTTCCTGTTTTAGAAGAGCGTGAACGAACTTACCTTGTCTGGACTCCACATGGAGAGGTGATTTTGAACAAAGAAGACGTTACGCCTCGTCCAACAAATGGCCCATTTGGAACAGGCTTAGACCTAATTCACGAAGCTGAACAATTTATTGGTCTCCTCTATTTATGGGGAGGTATGTCATCTTATGGATATGACTGCTCTGGATTTAGTTACAATATGGCTAGAGCTATTGGCTGTACGATTCCGCGAGATGCTCATGATCAGTTAAAGGATGGAACGCTAGTAGAAGAAGGTGACTGGCAAAGAGGTGATCTTCTCTTTTTTGCTTATGAGCACGGAAAGGGATCTGTGCATCATGTAGGCATATATTACGGTGAAGGAAAAATGATTCATTCTCCTAGCACTGGACGCTTTATAGAAATTACCCCTCTTAAAGGTACGCTCTATGAGGAAGAACTTTGTGGCGTTTGCCGCTACTGGGAGACGAATTAA
- a CDS encoding dipeptide epimerase yields the protein MKITNIETFSVSVPLKKPFKTALRTVTNAEAIIVKITAGEYVGYGEAPPTVVITGESLASIDSAIQHVVKPKLVGMDLTEYESVMYTLQKSMIGNTSAKAAVDMAIYDLLAKRSQLPLYQFLGGYRNALETDYTVSVNEPVEMATDAVQYIKDGFSILKVKVGKDTIQNDLSRIKEIRKRVQNDAVIRLDANQGWTAKEAIYAIRKMEDEGLNIELVEQPVHAKDIEGLRKVTDAVYTPIMADESVFSPEDALKVIITRASDLINIKLMKSGGIHQALKINALAESAGIECMVGSMIESRVGITAAAHLAASQRNITRFDFDAPLMLDYDLVNGGVQYTKNMMTFTEDYGLGIHYVEKGGITVGMD from the coding sequence ATGAAGATTACTAATATTGAAACGTTTTCTGTATCCGTTCCGTTAAAGAAACCTTTTAAAACGGCGCTTCGTACAGTGACAAATGCCGAAGCGATCATTGTAAAAATAACAGCTGGGGAATACGTCGGTTATGGAGAAGCACCTCCAACAGTCGTCATTACTGGTGAAAGTCTTGCTAGTATTGATTCGGCCATTCAACATGTCGTGAAGCCGAAATTGGTTGGAATGGATTTAACGGAATATGAATCCGTCATGTACACTCTACAGAAATCAATGATTGGAAATACGAGCGCAAAGGCAGCAGTTGATATGGCTATTTATGATCTATTGGCTAAGCGAAGTCAACTCCCTCTTTATCAATTTCTTGGAGGATATCGGAATGCCCTGGAAACAGACTACACCGTTAGTGTAAATGAACCTGTAGAGATGGCAACTGACGCTGTTCAATACATAAAAGATGGGTTTTCAATTTTGAAAGTAAAGGTAGGCAAAGACACCATTCAAAACGACTTAAGTCGAATCAAAGAAATTAGAAAGCGCGTTCAAAACGATGCCGTTATTCGTCTTGACGCCAATCAGGGGTGGACAGCTAAGGAAGCAATTTATGCCATTCGAAAAATGGAGGATGAAGGTCTTAACATCGAATTAGTTGAACAGCCCGTTCATGCGAAAGATATTGAAGGTCTAAGAAAAGTGACTGATGCTGTCTACACCCCAATTATGGCAGATGAAAGCGTGTTTTCACCTGAGGACGCACTAAAAGTAATTATCACCCGAGCAAGTGACCTTATTAATATTAAATTAATGAAGTCTGGCGGTATCCATCAAGCATTAAAGATTAACGCGTTAGCGGAGAGTGCTGGAATCGAGTGTATGGTAGGAAGTATGATTGAATCACGAGTCGGTATAACTGCCGCCGCACACCTTGCCGCCAGCCAACGAAATATAACGAGGTTTGATTTCGATGCGCCACTGATGCTTGATTACGATCTTGTGAATGGCGGGGTTCAATATACTAAAAATATGATGACGTTTACTGAAGATTATGGTTTAGGAATTCACTATGTAGAAAAGGGTGGGATTACAGTTGGAATGGACTAA